ATTAAACCTATCATCCAAGGTGTGGTTGCCCGTTCTGCACATCCTATGGGCTGTCAACAATCAGTACTTAACCAAATAGAGTATGTAAAAAAAGCATCGCAAATATCTCAAGGGCCGAAGAAGGTGCTAGTGCTTGGTGCGTCTTCTGGTTTTGGGTTAGCCTCTCGTATTAGTTTAGCCTTCGGTGGCGCCGAGTCGGATACTATTGGCGTGTCTTTCGAACGCGGACCAAGCGAAAAAGGCATTGGAACCGCTGGTTGGTACAATAATATCTATTTCCGTCAAGAAGCAGAAAAAGAAGGACTCATTGCTAAAAACTTTGTCGGTGATGCTTTCTCGGCAGATATGCGAGAAAAAGTTATTGACTACATAAAGCATGAGTTTGGAGGGAAAGTTGACTTGGTAGTCTACAGTCTGGCAACTGGCGTCAGACCAAACCCAAACACAGGGGAGCTATGGCGTTCAGCAATTAAAACTTCAGGAGAGCCAATTGTTGGGGCAACCATCAACATAGAGAAAGACTGCCTAGAGTCTATGGAAGTAGGTACAGCCACACCAGAAGAGATGGATGCGACAGTAAAAGTGATGGGTGGTGAAGACTGGCAAAGCTGGATAGACATGTTGAGCAATTCTGATGTTCTTGCCCATGGTTGCAAGACGATTGCCTATTCGTATGTTGGCCCAGAAATTACGTACCCAATTTATCACAAGGGTACCCTTGGCAAGGCGAAGGCACATTTACACTGCACCGCGGATGAACTAAATAAAACGCTTAGTGAACTTGGGGGAGAGGCATATGTTTCTGTATGTAAAGCCCTGGTGACTAAAGCAAGTGTATTTATCCCTGCATTCTCTCCTTACATTCTTTCTTTGTTTAAGGTAATGAAGGAAAAAGGAACACATGAAGGCTGTATAGAACAAATGCAGCGTTTATTCTCCCAGTGCTTGTACGTAAATCAAGTACCAGTAGATGAAGCTCGCCTAATTCGAATTGATGACCGAGAACTCGAAGCAGAAACACAGCAACAGGTAAAAAAACTAATGAGTCAAATGACTGCTGAGAACTTTCGTCAGATTGGTGACTACAGTGGCTATAAATTAGACTTCATGCGACTCAATGGGTTTGACTTTTCTGAAGTTGATTACGATGCCTCAATTGATATGAATGAACTGGCACTATTACAGCCTTAAGCAGTATATTCCTTCCAGAATAAAAATCCCCCACCAATATGTGTGGTGGTATTTTATTGAATAATAAGGTTAATTTATTTTTCTGGCTCAAGTTCACACAATTCATTATTGCAAATTAAGGATAATAAGGCGCTGTTATTAGAGTATTATGATTCATAGAAAATAAAACTAATATCACCCTATAAGGTACACATTATGAACAAGAAACATCTTATCGAGATTACGATATTCCTCACCTATGCATTGTTTGCCATGTCTTGGGTAGCGGGTTCAATGATGACAAAAGACATCATGTCCTACTACAACATTGATGGCATGGCAGCCGCTACCTGGATGACTAACGCAATTACCATAGCCAAGATTATTGGTAATTTGGCTGCAGCTTGGCTATTAATAAAAATGGGACCGAAGAAGGCTTTTTTAATCGCCTCGGTGTTAATTGTAGCTGGTGCGATTGGTGCATTCGCTTCAAATTATCCACTTTACGTTTTTTCACGATTAGTAATGGGGTTTGGTGGAGCATTTGCGATCGTTTACTTCAACCCGATAGTTATTAATTATTTCTCAGCTGAAGAACGTCCATTAATTAATGGTATCAATGCTGCCGCATTTAACATGGGTAACCTGTTGGCACTATTATTCACCGGTTCTCTGCTTTCTAGTCTCGGAAGCTGGCAAAATGTAATTTTGGCTATTTCTGCAATCAGCTTAGCTATCTTAGTTGTTTGGTGGCTGATTAGTGATGACTTCTCGCTATCAAGCTCCTCAGATAACAAAGAGCAAGCAGAATACACTTTAAAAGATGGCATGAAAGAGTCGGTAAATTGGTGGTTACCAATTGCTTATTCTGGTCTGCTTTTCTGCTACATTTCTGTTTTTGTACTATTCCCGTTAGTACCTACATTTGCTGCTGAAGCGAAATATCTTTCTTCAATTATGATAGGAGCAGGAATGGTAGGAACCGTCGTAGGTATTATTGTAGCGAAGCGCTATTCTTTGCGCGTACCTGTTATCCGCTACTGTGGTTTAGCAATGACAGCGTTTGCTGCATTGATGATTACTACAGGGAATGCAACTATTGCTTACGCGGCAGCATTCATGGCGGGTTTCTTTATGTTTGTGCCAATGACGTCATTAGTAACCCTTCCTCAAGAACTACCAAACATGACGCCAGGTCGTATTACCGTTATCTTCGGTATGTTTTGGTCCATTTCTTATATGATAGAAACAGTGCTCATGTACTTGGCTGGTGTGCTCGCGGATACGACAGGCAACATTGCGTATGCAGCGACGTTTGCGGTGATTTGTTCATCAACATTTTTCCTTGCAAGCTTCTTTTTGCCTGAAACAGGTAAGAAACCTGAACTCATCAATGCTACAGCAAAAAGTGCTTAAGGAGGCCATATGCGTCAAATTAGTTCTAAGTTAGAAGCTTGGTTAGCAGACTTTAATGTCCTGGTTGATCCGCACCAACAGTTTTGGACACTGAGTTAAGTGAGTACAATCACTAACGAGGTGAACCATGACAAACAAAAAGAAACGTATTTTCCATTCTCCTGAATTTAAAGCTGAAGCTCTGAAGTTGGCAGAGAAAGTAGGAGTTGCTGCGGCAGCAAGACAACTCGGGCTACATGAATCACAGATCTATGGTTGGCGTAAAGCAGCCAAAAAAGATACCACTACAACGCAACGGGAAAAGGATCTGGCTACTGAGGTCGCAAAGCTTAAGAGGCAATTGGCAGAGCAAGCTGAGGAGCTAGAGATCGTAAAAAAGGCCGCCACCTACTTCGCGAAGAATCAAAAGTAGATTGCTATGAATTTATGCTCGAACACCTACTGTATTTCAGTGTCGTCCGTATGGCTAAGGTGTTCGGAGTATCTCGAAGTGGGTTTTATTACTGGGTTGAGCATCGCCACAAGGCCATTCAGCGCGAAGATAGCCGTAAGGTGCTCGATACCAAGGTCAAAGAGGCTTTTGACAGCAGTAAAGGCCGTGATGGCGCGAGACGTATCCAAAAAGAACTGGCAGAGAACGGTGATAGTCGCAACGTCAAAACCATTGCCGCCAGTATGAAACGTCAGGATTTGACCCCAAAAGCTGCACGCAAGTTTAAGTGTACAACGGACAGCAAGCATAAAATGCCTGTTGCTCCGAACCTGTTGGCTCAAGATTTTAACGCAACGGCTCCGAACCAAAAGTGGGCTGGCGATATTACCTATCTTGCCACTAGCGAAGGCTGGTTATATTTGGCGGTCATTATTGATCTTTACTCTCGTCAGGTGATCGGCTGGTCTATGGATACAAGAATGACGGCAACTCTGGTCTGCGATGCACTATCGATGGCTCTGTTCCGTCGAGGATTTCCTGAGCAGGTTATTGTTCATAGTGATCGAGGTAGCCAGTACTGTTCAAAAGACTATCGAGATCTCATAACTGCTTATAATCTAAAACAAAGTATGAGTAGAAAAGGAAATTGCTGGGATAACGCTTGTGTTGAGAGCTTCTTCCATTCAATGAAAGTTGAAGCGATCCAATATGAGCCTATCATGACGAGAGGCGAGATGCGCCAAACGATCTTTGAGTATATAGAGGTTGATTATAATCGGACAAGAAGGCACAGTGCTCTTGGGTATCTGAGCCCAGTTAACTTTGAAAATCAAAATGTCGCTTAATGAAGTGTCCAGTCTGGCTGGAGCAGATCAGGTTACCCAGCTAGTAGAAAATGGCTTTAAAGCAAATGCGACCAACGCTCGCGAGGGTTTGGCAAATCTAACTAAAGGTTTGGTTACAGATATCCCTGAGGTGGCATCTATTCAAGATGATGTGGTTATCGGAGGTGAATATGCAGTACCTGTGCGTATCTATAATCCTGAGCCAACCAAAGCACTACCAGTATTGGTTTATTATCATGGTGGTGGCCATATGGCTGGCAGCGTAACGGTTTATGACCCGATTTGTCGTAAGCTTGCATTAGCCACCAATCATATTGTAGTGGCTGCGGAATATCGTCTCGCTCCAGAGTGTCCGTACCCTGCAGGTATTAATGATGCTTACTCAGTGGTTCAACATATTTGGACTGTACTTGATGAAAGGAAAGTCAATTATCTGCCTAAGCTTTCGATTGCAGGTGATTCTGGTGGCGGAGCACTAGTAGCAACCGTTAGCGCAAGAGCACAGTTCGACGATGTGGTCTCAATTGAAAAGCAGGTGATGATTTACCCAAGCCTCGATTACACAATGGACAGTGCTTCGATGGAAGAGAATGCGACTGGCTATTTACTGCAAAAAGGAAAGATTGCATGGTACTTCGACAACTACTTCCAAAATGGAGAAGATCGTAAGCAAGCTTCACCACTGTACCAACCAATGACAGCACAGTTACCTGAAACTCTCTTGTTTACCGCAGAGTTCTGTCCGTTAAGAGACGAAGGTATCGCGTACTGTGAAATGGCCCAGGCCGCTGGCGCAAGCGTCGAGCACTATCACTTCAACGACATGATCCACACCTTCGTTAACATGGAAGATCTTGTTAAAGAAGAGTGTCAACTGACCTATCAAAAAATCAGCGAGTTTTTAAACCGCTAGATCTTTCTGTATGGTGCCCAAACTCTAGTACCTAAACACAGAAGTTATGATCGATTGAATTTAGTACACCAAGGTGGTGTCTCACCTCTTTGGTGTACTAAAGTTTTTTAACGGGTATAAAGGCATATCAACAACCAAAATGAACTAACTAGCAATATTGCATGAGAAACTCTGTTCCATATTCCATCAGGGGATTTCGGAGAGCAACTACGGATTTACTACCTCTACGTTTCCGGCTTGGTGATCACACATACGATTCCGGGCATGGGCTGTTCCGGGTGTTGTCGAACTCCCTGATTGTCGAACTCCCTGATTCAGGCTCACTTCGGGACAAAAGCTCGTTGGAGTATATGCCTAAAATGGTTCTGCTTTTCGGGACTATTCTTCTATTATTTAATAGTCTCACAAACAGATAGACACCCAGAAGGAGCTTACTTTGGCAAAATTTTTGAGTGCCCTCATCCTACGAAGATACGGTAAGTATCTATGAGCTGTTGTGTGACAATACAAAAGAGGATTTAGTGATAATTCAGTGGCCGATGTTTGTGATATAAAGTATTGATCGAAAAATAGGCGCTGAATATGCTGTGAAGCTTAACTGAAGGCACTTTAGAGCAAATATTGTCCATCGATGCTTATTTTCGCTGGGAAGAATTTGGTGACGCTTATTTGTGGATAAACTCGTAGGCTAAAGTGCCATTCCTCATTTGTCTGAATTGATGTAGTAAATACGTCTGGCTTTAGAACTATTCTATCCATGCATGTCTTAGAATTGACACTCTAGCATTTCCTTTCGATATCATCCTGCCCTTTTGCTCTTACACCACCTAAGCTGAATTCTATATTGAATACCACAGGATGAAACGAAATATGGAAATGGCTATGACCTTTAAAGAGCTAAACTGGATAGGTGCGGAGTTTTCGTTATTTGTTCCTTTTGATGTGAAGAATAGCTTTGGAACTGGAAATTTTGGGAATAAGTGTGAATACAAGGTTATTGGCTCAAGGGGGCCCGGACATATATACTTTCTACGCTCTTATAAGCAAGTACCACATTATTTTCCATTAGCAGTGGCTGAAGGGGCTAAAGTTGATGTTGATAGGTATGGCCAGCTTTCGAGAAGCATAGTTTTGGTTGCTTTGCCAAAATGCACACTCATTGATTTAGGTATAACATCTGATGAGTTCGAAGATAAAACGTTTGAGAATGAAATCGACGGCAAAGTACTAGCGTATTCCTTGGAGTTGCTTAATAAATTTGCTGCGAAGTATGCCCAAGTTACAAACGACTTTTGGGTATCTATTCCAACAAAAGAAGAAATTTTATCTCATAAAATTATAAGAGCAGACCGCGGTTCGAAGAGAATCCCGACACTTAAAATGTTTCCAGAAAAAACGTATTTTAGTGGAGGTAAGGGGCACTTTATATCAACAACCAAAGATTGCTTATTGAGGGAAATGTTACGAGAGGAAAGCCCAGATACTGTTGATCTCTTGCTTTTATCAGCCAAAGATTTTATCAGCCGTGAACAATTTGCATTAGCTATCGTTCAGTGTGCTGTTGCCTTCGAGTACTATATATACAACGACCTAATCGAGTTTCCCAGTAAAACTAAGAGAAAACAGTTCATGGATAAGCATACAAAAAAACCTGACTGTGGCTGTCATATTGGTATCAACGAGTTTTGTCGAACAGGAATTAGTGAGTTTCTGGGCATAGAATTTTCCTCTACAGGTGAATTTGAAAACATAGTCAGCAATGTCACATCTGTTCGAAATAAAATTGTGCACGGCACTCCAGTCAAGGTTGATAAGGAGCAAGCGGATTTAGCGATCAGTTCAACAATCAATGCTATAGGCTACCTTGAAAAACGCCGCCTTTGAGAGTTAGAAATAGAAAATAATTATGAAGGCATATCAAAGTTTGTTGAAAAATGATGTGTGTGGCATTACTCAAGTTAAATGGGCCTGTCAAGTTAAATGGGCCGGTACCTCGTTCCGGGACATTATCGAGTTACGGTATAGGGACGATTTATATCCGTCAGCAACTTTTAAGCAGCAAAATAGCATCACTTTGCTTGATGTCGTCGATGGAAGTTTCTGGACAGAACTGAGCATGCTATAGCTCTGTTATTTCATGTGGTATTTGCATTACTATGTTGTAAATATGCATCTCAACTCTGTCGACACAACGAAAGCCTTAAGTTTTCCCATACCATGACAGTTTGTCCCTTCTAATGTACAATTAACTTCGTGAGCCCCCTTAAGGAACTACTTATATGCCATCAGTCTCAAATCCATCCCCACGGAAAGGCAAGTTCATTCCAAACCTTGAAAACTACAAAACAAGCCTTAGTTATGAAGGTATAACGCAAAAAGACAAAAACAAAGCTCGTTCTATTTCTGAATTGAAACGTAAATATGCGCGATAAGTACGGTGCGAATAACGATAAGTACTGCTATCAGGATACTGACGTTTTAATCAATATTCTAAATATACGTGACGCTGAAGAATTAGAAGAGGCAGAAGTCGCTTTTACCACAGAAAGATACCGTACCTACCAAAGCGACATCAACGAGCTTAACCAGCTAGACTTTTCTCACTTAAAACACTTACATTTATATCTATTTCAGGATCTCTATTCGTGGGCAGGAAAAG
This genomic stretch from Vibrio sp. JC009 harbors:
- the fabV gene encoding enoyl-ACP reductase FabV is translated as MIIKPIIQGVVARSAHPMGCQQSVLNQIEYVKKASQISQGPKKVLVLGASSGFGLASRISLAFGGAESDTIGVSFERGPSEKGIGTAGWYNNIYFRQEAEKEGLIAKNFVGDAFSADMREKVIDYIKHEFGGKVDLVVYSLATGVRPNPNTGELWRSAIKTSGEPIVGATINIEKDCLESMEVGTATPEEMDATVKVMGGEDWQSWIDMLSNSDVLAHGCKTIAYSYVGPEITYPIYHKGTLGKAKAHLHCTADELNKTLSELGGEAYVSVCKALVTKASVFIPAFSPYILSLFKVMKEKGTHEGCIEQMQRLFSQCLYVNQVPVDEARLIRIDDRELEAETQQQVKKLMSQMTAENFRQIGDYSGYKLDFMRLNGFDFSEVDYDASIDMNELALLQP
- a CDS encoding MFS transporter translates to MNKKHLIEITIFLTYALFAMSWVAGSMMTKDIMSYYNIDGMAAATWMTNAITIAKIIGNLAAAWLLIKMGPKKAFLIASVLIVAGAIGAFASNYPLYVFSRLVMGFGGAFAIVYFNPIVINYFSAEERPLINGINAAAFNMGNLLALLFTGSLLSSLGSWQNVILAISAISLAILVVWWLISDDFSLSSSSDNKEQAEYTLKDGMKESVNWWLPIAYSGLLFCYISVFVLFPLVPTFAAEAKYLSSIMIGAGMVGTVVGIIVAKRYSLRVPVIRYCGLAMTAFAALMITTGNATIAYAAAFMAGFFMFVPMTSLVTLPQELPNMTPGRITVIFGMFWSISYMIETVLMYLAGVLADTTGNIAYAATFAVICSSTFFLASFFLPETGKKPELINATAKSA
- a CDS encoding alpha/beta hydrolase; its protein translation is MSSLAGADQVTQLVENGFKANATNAREGLANLTKGLVTDIPEVASIQDDVVIGGEYAVPVRIYNPEPTKALPVLVYYHGGGHMAGSVTVYDPICRKLALATNHIVVAAEYRLAPECPYPAGINDAYSVVQHIWTVLDERKVNYLPKLSIAGDSGGGALVATVSARAQFDDVVSIEKQVMIYPSLDYTMDSASMEENATGYLLQKGKIAWYFDNYFQNGEDRKQASPLYQPMTAQLPETLLFTAEFCPLRDEGIAYCEMAQAAGASVEHYHFNDMIHTFVNMEDLVKEECQLTYQKISEFLNR
- a CDS encoding IS3 family transposase (programmed frameshift), whose protein sequence is MTNKKKRIFHSPEFKAEALKLAEKVGVAAAARQLGLHESQIYGWRKAAKKDTTTTQREKDLATEVAKLKRQLAEQAEELEIGKKGRHLLREESKVDCYEFMLEHLLYFSVVRMAKVFGVSRSGFYYWVEHRHKAIQREDSRKVLDTKVKEAFDSSKGRDGARRIQKELAENGDSRNVKTIAASMKRQDLTPKAARKFKCTTDSKHKMPVAPNLLAQDFNATAPNQKWAGDITYLATSEGWLYLAVIIDLYSRQVIGWSMDTRMTATLVCDALSMALFRRGFPEQVIVHSDRGSQYCSKDYRDLITAYNLKQSMSRKGNCWDNACVESFFHSMKVEAIQYEPIMTRGEMRQTIFEYIEVDYNRTRRHSALGYLSPVNFENQNVA